In the Peptoclostridium acidaminophilum DSM 3953 genome, one interval contains:
- a CDS encoding ROK family protein, with amino-acid sequence MRIGIDVGATGIAGGIVGSEGSVMRELVIATRPERGYERIVMDIAYIINTLKPRLQENGVKIENVGVGIPGIADEKGDVIYCVNLGWKGMPLGRDLKKLTGLEVFIENDANAAALAEHAYGSMKGADCGVMLTLGSGVGGGIVIGGRLHRGFSGAGGEIGHMAVGENFYNCTCGRNGCLETFASARALERYFMKLVEYADEESSALQAVGEAGVVDARTIFEFAKRGDLLSLMAVSRLSRYLAKGIVNIINMLDPEVIVLGGGVSKAGDFLLDMTREQVEREVLYKGVRHAEIKLAEFGDKAGIVGASLIPTYNANPKE; translated from the coding sequence ATGCGTATAGGCATAGACGTTGGAGCCACGGGAATAGCGGGAGGAATAGTGGGTTCCGAGGGTTCTGTAATGAGAGAGCTTGTGATCGCCACAAGACCCGAGCGTGGCTACGAGCGGATTGTTATGGATATTGCATACATAATAAACACATTAAAGCCGCGCTTGCAGGAAAATGGCGTAAAAATCGAAAATGTCGGCGTCGGGATACCGGGCATAGCCGATGAAAAAGGAGATGTCATATACTGCGTCAACCTGGGCTGGAAAGGCATGCCTCTCGGGCGCGACCTTAAAAAGCTGACAGGTCTTGAGGTATTCATAGAAAACGACGCAAATGCGGCGGCGCTTGCCGAGCATGCATACGGCAGCATGAAGGGCGCTGACTGCGGCGTGATGCTCACGCTCGGTTCCGGGGTCGGAGGAGGAATTGTAATAGGAGGCAGGCTCCACAGGGGCTTTAGCGGCGCCGGAGGCGAAATAGGCCACATGGCGGTGGGAGAGAATTTCTACAACTGCACCTGCGGCAGGAACGGTTGCCTTGAGACGTTCGCATCGGCAAGGGCGCTCGAGCGGTATTTCATGAAGCTTGTCGAGTATGCCGACGAGGAAAGCTCTGCGCTGCAGGCGGTGGGGGAAGCGGGAGTTGTAGACGCCAGGACAATATTCGAATTTGCAAAGAGAGGAGACCTGCTCTCGCTAATGGCGGTCTCGAGGCTTTCGAGATATCTGGCAAAGGGCATAGTCAATATAATCAACATGCTGGACCCGGAGGTAATAGTCCTTGGAGGGGGAGTCTCCAAGGCGGGAGATTTCCTGCTGGATATGACAAGAGAGCAGGTTGAAAGAGAGGTGCTCTACAAGGGGGTAAGGCATGCAGAAATCAAGCTTGCCGAGTTTGGTGACAAGGCGGGGATAGTCGGGGCGTCCCTGATTCCAACGTATAATGCGAATCCAAAGGAATAA
- a CDS encoding pyruvate, water dikinase regulatory protein — MEKLCIYIISDSIGETAEKLTGAGLCQFDGIQFEVKKFPYVRDAQLLMDILFQAESENPVIAYTLLDLSLIAALKEFCTAKNIYHIDMINNAVCSISMASHLKPLRKPGHFRKKMMEGITQRINALDFAIKYDDGKDPRGMHQADVVLVGISRTCKTPLGIILGSMGIKSASVPLAPELPVPAELFSVKPGRIVGLAHAPENLAAVRDERLRYMGLPSGNYSSIERIRLELEYARKVMECLGCPVIDVTYRSLEELAHIIVSLVKK, encoded by the coding sequence ATGGAAAAGCTTTGCATATACATAATCTCTGACTCCATAGGTGAAACAGCTGAAAAGCTTACTGGCGCTGGCCTTTGTCAGTTTGACGGCATTCAATTTGAAGTGAAGAAATTTCCCTATGTAAGAGACGCACAGCTTCTTATGGACATACTCTTTCAGGCCGAGTCTGAAAATCCTGTAATAGCCTATACGCTTTTGGATTTATCGCTCATAGCCGCTTTAAAAGAATTTTGCACAGCGAAAAACATATACCACATAGACATGATAAACAATGCTGTATGCTCTATTTCAATGGCATCACATCTAAAACCGCTTAGAAAGCCCGGTCACTTCAGAAAGAAGATGATGGAGGGAATTACGCAACGCATAAACGCTCTGGATTTTGCCATAAAGTATGACGATGGCAAGGACCCAAGAGGCATGCATCAGGCAGACGTTGTCCTTGTTGGAATCTCAAGGACATGCAAGACTCCGCTTGGAATAATACTAGGCAGCATGGGTATAAAGTCGGCCAGCGTGCCGCTCGCACCAGAGCTTCCTGTGCCAGCCGAGCTGTTTTCGGTTAAGCCGGGCCGCATAGTGGGCCTTGCCCACGCTCCCGAAAATCTTGCTGCAGTGCGGGATGAACGGCTCAGATATATGGGCCTTCCATCAGGCAACTACAGCTCCATCGAAAGGATAAGGCTTGAGCTCGAATACGCACGCAAGGTCATGGAATGCCTCGGCTGTCCCGTCATTGATGTAACCTACAGGTCACTCGAAGAGCTAGCACATATTATAGTTTCACTTGTAAAGAAATAA
- the ppdK gene encoding pyruvate, phosphate dikinase yields MTKYVYSFSEGTKEMKSLLGGKGANLAEMSIIGLPVPPGFTITTQACTDYYKQNKELWSDLLDEIKSKLAELEQTMGKKLGDATNPLLVSVRSGAVFSMPGMMDTILNLGLNDESVEGIAKAMNNPRLAYDSYRRFIQMFADVAMDVPKYKFEAILERTKEQKGYHYDTELTAEDLKGIVAEFKTVYKLEIGKDFPSDPFEQLLMAVRAVFNSWNNPRAITYRRLNDIPHDLGTAVNVQSMVFGNTGDKSGTGVAFTRNPSTGENKLFGEYLINAQGEDVVAGIRTPQSIDTLKDDMPAVYDEFIRITQLLENHYKDMQDIEFTVEDEKLYILQTRNGKRTSQAAINVAVDMVEEGRISKEEAVLRIEPERVNELLHPKFEDKALKAAHLLAKGLPASPGAAAGKVYFNAEDCVAASSKGEKTLLVRLETSPEDIEGMVAAEGILTARGGMTSHAAVVARGMGKCCVAGCGTLRIDERAGFFKVGDLTVKEGDYISLDGSTGSVYLGAVDRVEPKLSGKFETLMTWVDGMRKLKVRTNADTPKDARIAVDFGAEGIGLCRTEHMFFEAERIPAVREMIIAQSLEARMTALAKLLPMQREDFMGIFRAMGERSVTIRLLDPPLHEFLPREEKDIIELARTMSIPVDDLKARVDDLQEFNPMLGHRGCRLAVTYPEIYAMQAQAIIEGAIAVKKEGIDVKPEIMIPLIGSVKELAYVKSIVTEVADDIIAKSDVKLNYLVGTMIEIPRAAITADEIAKEAQFFSFGTNDLTQMGFGFSRDDANKFLGEYEEKGILEKDPFQVLDQAGIGKLVKMGCELGRSTNPDIHLGICGEHGGEPSSVEFCHRIGLDYVSCSPFRVPVARIAAAHAALKEKSGDQVRDK; encoded by the coding sequence ATGACTAAATACGTTTACAGTTTTTCTGAGGGTACAAAAGAAATGAAAAGCCTTCTTGGTGGTAAGGGTGCCAACCTTGCTGAGATGAGCATAATCGGACTGCCAGTGCCTCCGGGGTTCACAATCACAACTCAGGCTTGTACTGATTATTATAAGCAAAACAAGGAGCTTTGGAGCGATCTTCTTGACGAGATAAAATCAAAGCTTGCAGAGCTTGAGCAGACTATGGGCAAAAAACTTGGCGACGCGACTAATCCGCTTCTTGTTTCTGTTCGTTCCGGCGCAGTTTTTTCTATGCCTGGAATGATGGACACTATACTTAACCTTGGTCTTAACGACGAGTCTGTCGAAGGCATAGCAAAGGCTATGAACAACCCAAGGCTTGCATACGACAGCTACAGAAGATTCATACAGATGTTTGCTGACGTTGCAATGGACGTGCCTAAATACAAGTTCGAGGCTATACTTGAGCGTACAAAGGAGCAAAAAGGATACCACTACGACACTGAGCTTACTGCTGAAGACCTAAAGGGTATAGTTGCAGAGTTCAAAACTGTATACAAGCTTGAGATTGGAAAGGACTTCCCTTCTGATCCTTTTGAGCAGCTTCTTATGGCCGTTAGAGCGGTATTCAACTCATGGAACAATCCAAGAGCTATAACATACAGAAGACTTAACGACATCCCTCACGACCTGGGAACTGCGGTTAACGTGCAGTCGATGGTATTTGGAAACACAGGCGACAAGTCGGGTACTGGTGTTGCTTTCACAAGAAACCCTTCCACAGGAGAAAACAAGCTCTTTGGAGAATACCTTATAAACGCTCAGGGAGAAGACGTTGTTGCCGGCATAAGAACTCCTCAGTCTATAGATACTCTAAAGGACGATATGCCTGCTGTATACGATGAATTCATAAGAATAACACAGCTTCTTGAAAACCACTACAAGGATATGCAGGACATAGAGTTCACAGTGGAAGACGAAAAGCTTTATATACTTCAGACAAGAAACGGAAAGAGAACTTCTCAGGCGGCTATAAACGTAGCTGTCGACATGGTTGAAGAAGGCCGTATATCTAAGGAGGAGGCTGTTCTTAGAATAGAGCCTGAAAGAGTTAACGAGCTGCTTCACCCTAAATTCGAAGACAAGGCGCTTAAAGCTGCACACCTTCTTGCAAAAGGACTTCCAGCATCTCCAGGAGCTGCTGCAGGAAAAGTTTACTTCAATGCTGAGGACTGCGTAGCTGCAAGCTCAAAGGGAGAAAAGACTCTTCTTGTAAGACTTGAGACTTCTCCTGAGGACATAGAGGGAATGGTTGCCGCAGAAGGTATACTTACTGCAAGAGGCGGAATGACTTCTCACGCTGCGGTTGTTGCAAGAGGAATGGGCAAATGCTGCGTTGCAGGCTGTGGAACTCTTAGAATAGACGAGCGTGCAGGATTCTTCAAGGTTGGAGATTTGACTGTAAAAGAGGGAGATTACATATCTCTTGACGGAAGCACAGGTTCGGTTTACCTTGGCGCTGTTGACAGGGTTGAGCCTAAGCTTTCAGGAAAATTCGAGACTCTCATGACATGGGTTGACGGAATGAGAAAGCTTAAGGTGAGAACTAACGCCGACACGCCTAAGGATGCCAGGATAGCTGTTGATTTCGGAGCTGAGGGCATAGGCCTTTGCAGAACTGAGCACATGTTCTTCGAAGCCGAGAGAATTCCAGCTGTAAGAGAGATGATAATTGCCCAGTCGCTTGAAGCCAGAATGACTGCGCTTGCAAAGCTGCTTCCTATGCAAAGGGAAGACTTCATGGGAATATTCAGGGCTATGGGCGAAAGATCTGTAACTATAAGACTGCTCGATCCACCTCTTCACGAGTTCCTTCCAAGAGAGGAAAAAGACATAATAGAGCTTGCCAGAACTATGAGCATCCCGGTAGATGATCTGAAGGCAAGAGTTGATGATCTTCAGGAATTCAACCCTATGCTTGGACACAGGGGCTGCCGTCTTGCAGTAACTTATCCTGAGATATACGCTATGCAGGCTCAGGCTATAATAGAAGGCGCTATAGCTGTCAAGAAGGAAGGCATCGATGTTAAGCCTGAGATAATGATACCGCTTATAGGCTCAGTTAAAGAGCTTGCTTATGTCAAGTCTATCGTGACTGAGGTTGCAGACGACATAATAGCAAAATCAGACGTTAAGCTAAATTACCTTGTTGGAACAATGATAGAGATTCCAAGAGCTGCTATAACTGCAGACGAGATAGCAAAAGAGGCTCAGTTCTTCAGCTTTGGAACTAACGACCTTACTCAGATGGGCTTTGGCTTCTCGAGAGACGATGCCAACAAGTTCCTTGGCGAATACGAAGAGAAGGGCATACTTGAGAAGGATCCGTTCCAAGTGCTTGATCAGGCGGGAATAGGCAAGCTTGTCAAGATGGGCTGCGAGCTCGGAAGAAGCACTAATCCTGATATCCACCTTGGAATATGCGGAGAGCACGGCGGAGAGCCTTCTTCAGTGGAATTCTGCCACAGAATAGGACTTGACTATGTTTCTTGCTCACCATTCAGGGTTCCTGTTGCAAGAATAGCTGCTGCACACGCTGCTCTCAAGGAAAAATCAGGAGATCAAGTTAGAGACAAGTAA
- the hcp gene encoding hydroxylamine reductase produces MSMFCYQCQETAMNKGCSMKVGVCGKTEEVANLQDLLIYALKGISLYSLKLREKGGVPEEDEKRFMFESLFATITNANFDKDVFVKRITRAFEIRDAIKARAAAAGADLSGVTHDCAIWNGTPAEYDAKAETVGVLATENEDVRSLRELTIYGLKGVAAYGSHAYHLGYKDDEIFAFAEKALAATLDDGMSADQLVALVMETGKFGVDVMALLDKANTETYGNPEITSVKIGAGTNPGILISGHDLRDMEALLKQTEGTGVDVYTHSEMLPANYYPAFKKYSHFYGNYGNAWWKQKEEFESFNGPVLFTTNCIVPPKADATYRDRVFTTGACGFPGFKHIEEAADGSKDFSEIIELAKKCAAPVEIESGEIVGGFAHNQVIALADKVIDAVKSGAIKKFFVMAGCDGRMKNREYYTEFAKALPNDTVILTAGCAKYRYNKLPLGDIGGIPRVLDAGQCNDSYSLVKIALALKDAFGLEDVNELPIAYNIAWYEQKAVIVLLALLYLGVKNIHLGPTLPAFLSPNVAKVLVETFGIAGIGTVEDDIKLFMGM; encoded by the coding sequence ATGAGTATGTTTTGCTATCAATGTCAGGAAACAGCTATGAACAAGGGATGTTCGATGAAGGTTGGGGTATGCGGAAAGACAGAGGAAGTGGCCAATTTACAAGACCTACTAATATATGCGCTAAAGGGGATATCTCTTTACAGCCTTAAGCTAAGAGAAAAGGGCGGTGTACCTGAAGAGGACGAAAAGAGATTCATGTTTGAAAGCCTTTTTGCAACAATAACAAATGCAAACTTTGACAAGGATGTATTTGTTAAAAGAATAACTAGAGCTTTTGAAATAAGAGACGCAATAAAGGCGAGAGCTGCAGCGGCAGGAGCAGACCTTTCGGGAGTTACTCATGACTGTGCCATCTGGAACGGTACTCCGGCGGAATACGATGCAAAAGCTGAGACTGTAGGTGTTCTTGCAACTGAAAACGAGGACGTAAGATCGCTAAGAGAGCTCACAATATACGGCCTAAAGGGAGTGGCTGCATATGGAAGCCACGCTTACCACCTTGGATACAAGGATGATGAAATTTTTGCTTTCGCTGAAAAGGCGCTTGCGGCTACACTTGACGATGGCATGAGTGCTGATCAGCTGGTTGCTCTTGTAATGGAAACAGGCAAGTTTGGAGTAGATGTAATGGCGCTTTTGGACAAGGCCAATACAGAAACATACGGAAACCCTGAAATAACATCGGTAAAAATTGGAGCCGGAACCAACCCGGGAATACTAATAAGCGGACACGACCTCAGGGACATGGAGGCTCTGCTCAAGCAGACTGAGGGAACAGGAGTCGATGTATATACTCACAGTGAAATGCTTCCTGCAAACTACTATCCTGCATTCAAGAAATACAGCCATTTCTACGGAAACTACGGAAACGCATGGTGGAAGCAAAAAGAAGAGTTTGAGTCATTCAACGGACCAGTGCTGTTTACTACTAACTGCATAGTTCCTCCAAAGGCTGACGCCACCTACAGGGATAGAGTCTTCACAACAGGAGCCTGCGGCTTCCCTGGTTTCAAGCATATAGAAGAAGCGGCAGACGGCAGCAAGGACTTTAGCGAAATAATAGAGCTTGCGAAAAAATGCGCTGCGCCTGTAGAAATAGAATCAGGCGAGATAGTTGGAGGCTTTGCACACAACCAGGTCATAGCACTTGCCGACAAGGTAATAGACGCTGTCAAGTCAGGCGCCATAAAGAAATTCTTCGTAATGGCGGGCTGTGACGGAAGAATGAAGAACAGAGAGTACTACACTGAATTTGCAAAGGCGCTTCCGAATGATACAGTAATCCTGACAGCAGGCTGCGCGAAATACAGATACAACAAGCTTCCTCTGGGAGACATAGGCGGAATACCAAGAGTTCTAGACGCTGGACAGTGCAACGACTCTTACTCGCTTGTAAAAATAGCCCTCGCGCTAAAGGATGCATTCGGCCTTGAAGATGTAAACGAGCTTCCAATAGCATACAACATAGCTTGGTATGAGCAAAAAGCAGTAATAGTTCTGCTTGCGCTTCTCTACCTGGGCGTTAAGAACATACACCTTGGACCTACACTTCCTGCATTCCTGTCTCCAAACGTGGCAAAAGTGCTTGTTGAGACATTCGGAATAGCCGGAATAGGCACAGTAGAAGACGACATAAAGCTTTTCATGGGAATGTAA